In Manis pentadactyla isolate mManPen7 chromosome 8, mManPen7.hap1, whole genome shotgun sequence, the following are encoded in one genomic region:
- the C8H1orf131 gene encoding uncharacterized protein C1orf131 homolog isoform X3: MVVVALAGAVLLRWEAPPRLGRWHPLQPLPGTSGAAILARTEAARGPGARAQPADSGSGPSRGGLRMAQDLELGTSVFPGSQTHLDALLRNLYDFGETEDEAGKKRVRKKSESKKRDTGTPVALTAELTPLPGSHVRGPRKSATCFFRELREELQCASAVTPLGYPSGPEVSSATVSPTSLKNNRGQVEVIEFHSGNKKRRQKLDPDGSTKARLEVHRFGITGYGKGKERALEQERAIMLGAKPPKNSYVNYKVFQEQIKGKRAAKEEEQRMAQDTDIFKKKKRKGQEDRKLKKKKSAPILSSGQSGQVGKFKNGTLILSQVDIKKINSSRVAK, from the exons ATGGTGGTGGTAGCGCTGGCGGGGGCGGTTCTTCTACGCTGGGAGGCCCCACCTCGCCTAGGGCGGTGGCACCCTCTGCAGCCGCTCCCGGGGACCTCGGGCGCCGCCATCTTAGCCAGGACGGAAGCCGCGCGGGGACCTGGAGCGCGCGCGCAGCCTGCGGACTCCGGAAGTGGGCCGTCTCGCGGTGGACTCCGCATGGCGCAGGACCTTGAGCTTGGGACGTCCGTGTTTCCCGGCTCGCAGACACATCTGGACGCTCTGCTTAGAAACCTCTACGACTTTG GAGAGACAGAAGATGAAGCAGGTAAGAAAAGGGTCAGAAAGAAAAGTGAAAGCAAGAAGAGAGATACAGGGACTCCAGTGGCCTTGACAGCAGAACTCACTCCCCTACCTGGTTCTCATGTAAGAGGCCCAAGGAAAAGTGCTACCTGCTTCTTCAGGGAGCTCAGAGAAGAGCTGCAGTGTGCTTCTGCTGTGACCCCCCTGGGCTATCCCTCAGGACCAGAAGTCTCTAGTGCTACAGTATCTCCCACGTCCTTGAAGAACAACAGGGGGCAAGTAGAAGTGATAGAATTTCACAGCGGAAATAAAAAAAGACGACAGAAGCTAGATCCAGATGGTAGCACAAAG GCACGTTTGGAAGTGCACCGGTTTGGGATCACAGGttatggaaaaggaaaggaaagagcccTGGAACAGGAACGCGCCATTATGCTGGGTGCTAAG ccTCCTAAAAACAGTTATGTGAATTACAAGGTTTTCCAGGAGCAAATCaaaggaaaaagggcagcaaaggaggaagaacagagAATG GCCCAGGACAcagatattttcaagaaaaagaagaggaaagggcAGGAAGACAG GAAACTCAAAAAGAAGAAATCAGCTCCCATTTTGTCAAGTGGACAGAGTGGACAGGTTGGAAAATTCAAAAATGGGACATTGATTCTGAGCCAAGTTGATATCAAGAAAATTAATTCTTCCCGAGTGGCTAAATGA
- the C8H1orf131 gene encoding uncharacterized protein C1orf131 homolog isoform X1, whose translation MVVVALAGAVLLRWEAPPRLGRWHPLQPLPGTSGAAILARTEAARGPGARAQPADSGSGPSRGGLRMAQDLELGTSVFPGSQTHLDALLRNLYDFGETEDEAGKKRVRKKSESKKRDTGTPVALTAELTPLPGSHVRGPRKSATCFFRELREELQCASAVTPLGYPSGPEVSSATVSPTSLKNNRGQVEVIEFHSGNKKRRQKLDPDGSTKTKTNIHEKDMSIQEFNLEKARLEVHRFGITGYGKGKERALEQERAIMLGAKPPKNSYVNYKVFQEQIKGKRAAKEEEQRMAQDTDIFKKKKRKGQEDRKLKKKKSAPILSSGQSGQVGKFKNGTLILSQVDIKKINSSRVAK comes from the exons ATGGTGGTGGTAGCGCTGGCGGGGGCGGTTCTTCTACGCTGGGAGGCCCCACCTCGCCTAGGGCGGTGGCACCCTCTGCAGCCGCTCCCGGGGACCTCGGGCGCCGCCATCTTAGCCAGGACGGAAGCCGCGCGGGGACCTGGAGCGCGCGCGCAGCCTGCGGACTCCGGAAGTGGGCCGTCTCGCGGTGGACTCCGCATGGCGCAGGACCTTGAGCTTGGGACGTCCGTGTTTCCCGGCTCGCAGACACATCTGGACGCTCTGCTTAGAAACCTCTACGACTTTG GAGAGACAGAAGATGAAGCAGGTAAGAAAAGGGTCAGAAAGAAAAGTGAAAGCAAGAAGAGAGATACAGGGACTCCAGTGGCCTTGACAGCAGAACTCACTCCCCTACCTGGTTCTCATGTAAGAGGCCCAAGGAAAAGTGCTACCTGCTTCTTCAGGGAGCTCAGAGAAGAGCTGCAGTGTGCTTCTGCTGTGACCCCCCTGGGCTATCCCTCAGGACCAGAAGTCTCTAGTGCTACAGTATCTCCCACGTCCTTGAAGAACAACAGGGGGCAAGTAGAAGTGATAGAATTTCACAGCGGAAATAAAAAAAGACGACAGAAGCTAGATCCAGATGGTAGCACAAAG accaAAACTAACATCCATGAGAAAGACATGAGTATACAAGAATTTAACTTAGAAAAG GCACGTTTGGAAGTGCACCGGTTTGGGATCACAGGttatggaaaaggaaaggaaagagcccTGGAACAGGAACGCGCCATTATGCTGGGTGCTAAG ccTCCTAAAAACAGTTATGTGAATTACAAGGTTTTCCAGGAGCAAATCaaaggaaaaagggcagcaaaggaggaagaacagagAATG GCCCAGGACAcagatattttcaagaaaaagaagaggaaagggcAGGAAGACAG GAAACTCAAAAAGAAGAAATCAGCTCCCATTTTGTCAAGTGGACAGAGTGGACAGGTTGGAAAATTCAAAAATGGGACATTGATTCTGAGCCAAGTTGATATCAAGAAAATTAATTCTTCCCGAGTGGCTAAATGA
- the C8H1orf131 gene encoding uncharacterized protein C1orf131 homolog isoform X2, producing the protein MVVVALAGAVLLRWEAPPRLGRWHPLQPLPGTSGAAILARTEAARGPGARAQPADSGSGPSRGGLRMAQDLELGTSVFPGSQTHLDALLRNLYDFGETEDEAGKKRVRKKSESKKRDTGTPVALTAELTPLPGSHVRGPRKSATCFFRELREELQCASAVTPLGYPSGPEVSSATVSPTSLKNNRGQVEVIEFHSGNKKRRQKLDPDGSTKTKTNIHEKDMSIQEFNLEKARLEVHRFGITGYGKGKERALEQERAIMLGAKPPKNSYVNYKVFQEQIKGKRAAKEEEQRMAQDTDIFKKKKRKGQEDRSFFPVVHTSVRISSYSAQASCLLFLPVIHQGKL; encoded by the exons ATGGTGGTGGTAGCGCTGGCGGGGGCGGTTCTTCTACGCTGGGAGGCCCCACCTCGCCTAGGGCGGTGGCACCCTCTGCAGCCGCTCCCGGGGACCTCGGGCGCCGCCATCTTAGCCAGGACGGAAGCCGCGCGGGGACCTGGAGCGCGCGCGCAGCCTGCGGACTCCGGAAGTGGGCCGTCTCGCGGTGGACTCCGCATGGCGCAGGACCTTGAGCTTGGGACGTCCGTGTTTCCCGGCTCGCAGACACATCTGGACGCTCTGCTTAGAAACCTCTACGACTTTG GAGAGACAGAAGATGAAGCAGGTAAGAAAAGGGTCAGAAAGAAAAGTGAAAGCAAGAAGAGAGATACAGGGACTCCAGTGGCCTTGACAGCAGAACTCACTCCCCTACCTGGTTCTCATGTAAGAGGCCCAAGGAAAAGTGCTACCTGCTTCTTCAGGGAGCTCAGAGAAGAGCTGCAGTGTGCTTCTGCTGTGACCCCCCTGGGCTATCCCTCAGGACCAGAAGTCTCTAGTGCTACAGTATCTCCCACGTCCTTGAAGAACAACAGGGGGCAAGTAGAAGTGATAGAATTTCACAGCGGAAATAAAAAAAGACGACAGAAGCTAGATCCAGATGGTAGCACAAAG accaAAACTAACATCCATGAGAAAGACATGAGTATACAAGAATTTAACTTAGAAAAG GCACGTTTGGAAGTGCACCGGTTTGGGATCACAGGttatggaaaaggaaaggaaagagcccTGGAACAGGAACGCGCCATTATGCTGGGTGCTAAG ccTCCTAAAAACAGTTATGTGAATTACAAGGTTTTCCAGGAGCAAATCaaaggaaaaagggcagcaaaggaggaagaacagagAATG GCCCAGGACAcagatattttcaagaaaaagaagaggaaagggcAGGAAGACAG